A portion of the Calothrix sp. 336/3 genome contains these proteins:
- a CDS encoding circadian clock protein KaiA — translation MQLSSRPNYKSSANILSIVQCQKAKNQHFYPQMTRADHQAFIQQIKAEYREILIHYFTTDKTLQDKIDKFINAVFCANIPVPQIIEIHMELIDEFAKQLKLEGRGDEALLDYRLTLIDILAHLCELYRSSLSK, via the coding sequence TTGCAGTTATCATCTCGACCAAACTACAAATCTAGCGCAAATATCCTTTCCATTGTTCAATGCCAAAAAGCAAAAAACCAGCATTTTTATCCACAGATGACCAGAGCCGACCACCAGGCATTCATACAACAAATCAAAGCAGAATACAGAGAAATACTGATCCACTACTTTACTACTGATAAAACACTGCAAGATAAAATTGACAAGTTTATCAACGCAGTATTTTGTGCTAATATTCCTGTGCCTCAAATTATCGAAATTCACATGGAATTAATCGATGAGTTTGCTAAACAGTTAAAATTGGAAGGGCGAGGTGATGAAGCTTTACTGGACTATCGTCTCACATTGATTGATATTCTTGCCCACTTATGTGAACTATATCGTTCCTCATTATCAAAATAA
- the kaiB gene encoding circadian clock protein KaiB codes for MNKVRKTYVLKLYVAGNTPNSVRALKTLKNILDQEFKGIYALKVIDVLKNPQLAEEDKILATPTLSKILPPPVRKIIGDLSDRERVLIGLDLLYEELNEEDYFGES; via the coding sequence ATGAACAAAGTCAGAAAAACTTATGTTCTCAAGCTTTATGTTGCCGGGAACACACCTAACTCAGTACGGGCGCTAAAAACACTTAAAAATATCTTAGATCAAGAATTTAAAGGCATTTACGCCCTCAAAGTGATTGACGTTCTCAAAAATCCCCAACTAGCTGAAGAAGATAAGATTTTAGCAACACCCACCCTTTCCAAAATATTACCCCCACCGGTGCGGAAAATTATTGGCGACCTCTCCGACCGAGAAAGAGTCCTCATTGGTTTAGACTTGCTATATGAAGAACTTAATGAGGAAGATTATTTTGGTGAATCTTGA
- the kaiC gene encoding circadian clock protein KaiC → MSGNDQPEQNNTPLLGGVEKIRTMIEGFDDVSHGGLPIGRTTLLSGTSGTGKTLFSLQFLYNGITYFDEAGVFVTFEESPSDIIKNAHIFGWNLQRLIEEGKLFILDASPDPEGQDIIGNFDLSALIERLQYAIRKYKAKRVSIDSITAVFQQYEAVGVVRREIFRLVARLKQLNVTTIITTERSEEYGQVASFGVEEFVSDNVVIVRNVLEGERRRRTLEILKLRGTTHMKGEYPFTITNEGINIFPLGAMRLTQRSSNVRVSSGVKTLDDMCGGGFFKDSIILATGATGTGKTLLVSKFIQNGCVNGERAILFAYEESRAQLSRNAYSWGIDFEELERQGLLKIICTYPESTGLEDHLQIIKSEIAEFKPARIAIDSLSALARGVSNNAFRQFVIGVTGYAKQEEITGFFTNTTDQFMGSHSITDSHISTITDTILMLQYVEIRGEMSRAINVFKMRGSWHDKGIREYNITADGPDIKDSFRNYEGIVSGSPSRVVVDEKTELSRIVKSFQDKPSSDSSS, encoded by the coding sequence ATGAGCGGAAACGACCAACCAGAGCAAAATAATACGCCTTTGCTTGGAGGTGTAGAAAAAATTCGGACAATGATAGAGGGCTTTGACGATGTCAGTCATGGCGGATTACCTATAGGCAGAACAACCCTACTCAGTGGCACTTCTGGAACAGGCAAAACCCTATTTTCCCTTCAGTTCCTCTATAACGGTATTACCTATTTTGATGAGGCTGGAGTATTTGTCACCTTTGAAGAATCCCCCAGTGACATCATTAAAAATGCCCATATCTTTGGTTGGAATTTACAACGCTTAATCGAAGAAGGAAAATTATTTATCCTCGATGCATCTCCCGATCCAGAAGGTCAAGATATTATTGGTAACTTTGACCTCTCAGCACTCATTGAACGTTTACAATATGCCATTCGCAAATACAAGGCTAAACGAGTTTCTATTGACTCCATCACCGCCGTCTTTCAACAATATGAAGCAGTTGGCGTGGTGCGACGGGAAATATTTCGCCTTGTTGCCCGTTTGAAGCAATTAAACGTCACCACCATTATCACCACTGAACGCAGCGAAGAGTATGGTCAAGTAGCCTCCTTTGGAGTAGAAGAGTTTGTCTCGGATAATGTAGTCATTGTGCGTAACGTCCTTGAGGGAGAAAGACGACGACGTACCTTAGAAATTCTGAAATTGCGTGGTACGACACATATGAAAGGCGAGTATCCGTTCACAATTACCAATGAAGGGATCAACATTTTCCCATTGGGAGCAATGCGCTTAACTCAACGCTCTTCTAATGTGCGCGTTTCCTCCGGGGTGAAAACCCTAGATGATATGTGTGGTGGTGGTTTCTTCAAAGACTCGATTATCCTGGCAACAGGAGCAACGGGGACAGGAAAAACGCTTCTGGTGAGTAAATTTATCCAAAATGGCTGCGTCAATGGAGAACGTGCGATATTATTTGCCTATGAAGAGTCGAGGGCACAGCTATCGCGGAATGCTTACTCATGGGGCATTGATTTTGAGGAACTAGAGCGGCAGGGTTTACTGAAAATCATTTGTACCTACCCAGAATCGACTGGCTTAGAAGACCACTTGCAGATTATTAAGTCAGAAATCGCTGAATTTAAACCCGCACGGATTGCCATTGACTCGCTTTCCGCATTAGCGAGGGGAGTGAGTAATAATGCTTTCCGTCAGTTTGTAATTGGTGTAACTGGTTATGCAAAACAAGAGGAAATCACGGGCTTTTTCACCAACACAACTGATCAGTTTATGGGATCGCACTCGATTACGGACTCCCATATTTCCACAATTACCGATACGATTTTGATGTTGCAGTATGTGGAAATTCGTGGGGAAATGTCGCGGGCAATCAACGTCTTTAAAATGCGTGGTTCTTGGCATGATAAAGGAATTCGTGAGTATAACATCACTGCGGATGGACCAGATATTAAGGACTCTTTCCGTAATTACGAAGGAATCGTTAGTGGATCGCCCAGTCGTGTTGTTGTGGATGAGAAGACAGAGCTATCACGGATTGTCAAAAGTTTCCAAGATAAGCCGAGTTCTGATTCCTCAAGTTAG
- a CDS encoding TolC family protein, with protein sequence MKGQYIFHSFLPGVTVAVLTSQPAWADTVNVNGVQQTVSPSVTNLADRDLITKLKSTQRQSPPGISQPAPSVGDDNEPVVETKNVDSSSNLGSRLLQGREINYQATPAPGVTPVIKAKTQLPGALPTAVRGDNGAKLLNVNNCQGNCPSQEDSPEVKLTQESSQPVMVNTRKQKVPVPNHLNPNANPLQYPTKGEEVKIQGVQPLTLEQALELAKGNNRELQVSILTLKRTQAALREAQAALLPSVDVSTEISRQQSASTQLSNERTQKQQEDAGIPPESRSKPEDGINDSFNAQAQLTYNLYTSGARTARIKAAEEQVRSQELDVERLSEEIRLNVTTEYYDLQQADENVRIAQSAVKNAEASLKDAQALERAGVGTKFDVLRSQVNLANSQQELTSSLSQQQVNRRRLASRLSLPQSVNLTAADPVKLSGLWNRTLEDSIVLAYQNRPELQQQLAQRNISKHRRKQALAELGPQVSFIANYNLLDQYNDDIGVTDGYTLALRANWNLFDGGAARARASQEKTNMAIAEVQFADTRNQVRFQVEQSYYNLQSNLENVQTSTTALEQAREALRLARLRFQAGVGTQTDVIAAENDLTRAEGSRIRAILDYNRALANLQRSVTTRAIK encoded by the coding sequence GTGAAAGGACAGTATATATTCCATAGCTTCTTACCTGGTGTGACAGTAGCGGTATTAACCAGTCAGCCTGCTTGGGCTGATACTGTAAATGTGAATGGGGTACAGCAGACTGTCTCTCCCAGTGTGACAAACTTGGCTGATCGTGATTTGATCACGAAATTGAAGTCAACCCAGAGACAATCGCCACCTGGAATATCCCAGCCAGCACCATCTGTTGGGGATGACAATGAGCCGGTGGTGGAGACGAAAAACGTCGATTCCTCCAGCAATTTAGGCTCAAGATTGTTACAGGGGCGAGAAATCAATTATCAAGCAACACCTGCTCCAGGTGTCACCCCTGTGATCAAAGCTAAAACCCAGTTGCCGGGAGCTTTGCCAACTGCGGTACGGGGTGACAATGGGGCAAAATTACTGAATGTTAACAATTGCCAGGGGAATTGCCCAAGTCAGGAGGATTCACCGGAGGTAAAACTTACCCAGGAAAGCTCCCAACCAGTGATGGTGAATACTAGGAAACAGAAGGTTCCTGTACCAAATCATCTCAATCCCAATGCCAATCCTCTTCAGTACCCCACGAAGGGAGAAGAGGTGAAGATACAAGGCGTTCAGCCCTTGACCCTAGAGCAGGCGTTGGAATTAGCTAAGGGTAATAACCGAGAATTACAAGTATCGATTCTAACTCTCAAGCGTACTCAAGCGGCTTTGCGTGAAGCCCAGGCTGCTTTATTGCCTTCTGTGGATGTGAGTACGGAAATTTCTCGGCAACAGTCAGCTTCAACTCAGCTCAGTAATGAGCGGACACAGAAACAGCAGGAGGATGCGGGTATCCCTCCAGAATCTCGCAGTAAACCTGAAGATGGAATTAACGATAGTTTTAATGCTCAAGCACAGTTAACCTATAACTTGTATACTTCCGGAGCCAGAACCGCACGAATTAAAGCCGCGGAAGAGCAGGTGCGATCGCAAGAGTTGGATGTGGAACGTTTATCAGAAGAAATTCGCCTGAATGTGACAACGGAGTATTACGATCTCCAACAGGCAGATGAGAACGTTCGCATTGCCCAGTCGGCGGTAAAAAACGCTGAGGCGAGTTTAAAGGATGCTCAAGCTCTAGAACGTGCTGGGGTAGGGACGAAATTTGATGTGTTGCGATCGCAAGTGAATTTAGCGAACTCCCAACAGGAATTAACTAGTTCCTTATCTCAACAGCAGGTAAATAGACGGCGTTTAGCTAGTCGTTTGAGTTTACCCCAAAGTGTGAATCTGACTGCTGCGGATCCTGTGAAATTATCAGGTTTGTGGAATCGGACTTTAGAAGATAGCATTGTTTTAGCCTATCAAAATCGTCCGGAACTGCAACAACAGTTAGCCCAGCGCAATATTAGTAAACACCGACGCAAACAAGCATTAGCTGAACTTGGTCCCCAGGTGAGCTTTATCGCCAATTACAATTTACTTGATCAATATAATGATGATATTGGTGTCACCGATGGCTACACCCTAGCTCTGCGGGCAAACTGGAACCTATTTGATGGTGGTGCAGCTAGGGCAAGAGCATCGCAGGAAAAGACTAACATGGCGATCGCGGAGGTGCAATTTGCTGATACCCGCAACCAAGTTCGTTTCCAAGTTGAGCAATCATACTATAACCTGCAATCCAACTTAGAAAATGTACAAACTTCCACCACAGCTTTGGAACAAGCAAGGGAAGCTTTACGTTTAGCACGCTTACGTTTCCAAGCGGGTGTCGGTACACAAACTGATGTGATTGCTGCGGAAAACGACTTGACAAGAGCCGAAGGTAGTCGGATTCGGGCAATTCTCGATTACAATCGTGCCCTAGCTAACCTACAACGTTCCGTCACAACTAGGGCAATTAAATGA
- a CDS encoding AI-2E family transporter → MNLGQWIGLFAILLSLYILWQIKEVLLLLFAAVVLASTLNRLARRFQRSGMSRGFSVLLSVGIFIALIVGFFWLIVPSFAVQFQELTRQFPQGLERFNTWLDELKTRIPAQLIPYIPDIDSLSKEAQPFFNRVLGSSFAFVSGSLEVVLKILLVMVLTGMFLANPQAYRKVFIRLFPSFYRRRVDGILDRCEQSLGGWVIGAIIAMAVVGSMSVLGLWILQVPSALALGVLAGFLNLIPNLGPTMSVIPAMAIALLDAPWKPLAVLILYFIIQQAESNFITPIVMAHQVSLLPAVTLTAQLFFAYFFGFLGLFLALPLTVVAKIWVQEVLIKDVLDQWGTNTETELVMLSDVDEPDDLPETSTNDVQHPLDH, encoded by the coding sequence GTGAATCTAGGTCAATGGATTGGCTTATTCGCCATACTGTTATCATTGTATATTTTGTGGCAAATTAAGGAAGTATTATTACTGCTCTTTGCCGCAGTCGTCTTAGCTTCTACCTTAAATCGACTGGCTCGACGTTTCCAACGTTCTGGAATGTCGCGGGGTTTTTCGGTGCTACTATCGGTGGGAATTTTTATTGCTCTGATAGTTGGCTTTTTCTGGCTGATAGTACCATCCTTTGCAGTCCAGTTCCAAGAATTGACGCGGCAATTTCCCCAGGGTTTAGAGCGATTCAATACTTGGTTGGATGAACTGAAAACTCGGATTCCAGCCCAATTAATTCCCTATATTCCTGACATTGATAGCTTAAGTAAGGAAGCACAACCTTTCTTTAATCGGGTTTTAGGGAGTTCCTTCGCTTTCGTTTCCGGTTCCTTAGAGGTGGTATTAAAGATTCTGCTGGTGATGGTATTAACTGGGATGTTTCTGGCTAATCCCCAAGCCTATAGAAAGGTTTTTATCCGTTTATTTCCATCTTTTTACCGCCGACGGGTGGATGGAATTTTAGATAGATGTGAGCAATCTTTAGGTGGATGGGTGATTGGGGCAATTATTGCCATGGCTGTAGTTGGGAGTATGAGCGTATTAGGGCTATGGATTTTACAGGTTCCTTCTGCCTTAGCTTTGGGGGTTTTGGCAGGATTTTTGAATTTGATTCCGAACCTTGGTCCTACTATGAGCGTGATTCCAGCCATGGCGATCGCTCTTTTAGATGCTCCTTGGAAACCTCTGGCAGTTTTAATCCTATATTTTATTATCCAACAGGCAGAGAGTAATTTTATTACTCCGATTGTGATGGCGCATCAGGTTTCCCTCTTACCTGCGGTGACTTTGACTGCTCAGTTGTTTTTTGCTTATTTCTTTGGTTTTCTCGGCTTATTTTTAGCCCTACCTTTGACGGTGGTGGCAAAAATTTGGGTACAGGAAGTTTTAATTAAAGATGTTTTAGATCAGTGGGGTACAAACACGGAAACGGAATTGGTGATGTTGTCAGATGTAGATGAACCGGATGATCTGCCAGAAACATCTACAAATGATGTACAACACCCACTAGATCACTAA
- the accD gene encoding acetyl-CoA carboxylase, carboxyltransferase subunit beta, producing the protein MANNEESRGLKSLLDWFANRRKAESGSTSPERQEREIADGLWHKCPKCGVLTYTKDLQANQMVCTECGHHNRVDSDERIRQLIDSNTWRAMDEHLRPTDPLGFRDRKPYSDRLKESQEKLGLIDAVKTGLGQIEGLPIALGVMDFRFMGGSMGSVVGEKLTRLIEQATQRRYPVVIICTSGGARMQEGMLSLMQMAKISAALQRHKEEKLLYIPVLTNPTTGGVTASFAMLGDIILAEPKATIGFAGRRVIEQTLREKLPEDFQTAEDLLKHGFVDEIVSRTQLKKVLAQLIGLHQPQPTTPTQHHMMWEKTMSLSSTGVE; encoded by the coding sequence ATGGCGAACAACGAAGAATCACGCGGTTTAAAGTCTTTATTGGATTGGTTTGCCAATCGACGGAAAGCAGAATCAGGATCTACAAGTCCAGAGCGTCAGGAAAGGGAAATTGCTGATGGTCTGTGGCATAAATGTCCGAAGTGTGGTGTTTTAACCTATACCAAGGACTTACAGGCGAACCAAATGGTATGCACCGAGTGTGGACATCATAATCGAGTTGATAGTGATGAACGCATCCGCCAGTTGATAGATTCTAATACTTGGCGTGCCATGGACGAACATTTACGCCCTACGGATCCTTTAGGTTTTCGGGATCGTAAACCCTATAGCGATCGCCTCAAGGAAAGCCAAGAAAAACTGGGTTTAATTGATGCTGTCAAAACAGGTTTAGGACAAATAGAGGGCTTACCTATTGCTTTAGGTGTCATGGATTTCCGCTTTATGGGTGGAAGTATGGGTTCAGTTGTAGGGGAAAAATTGACTCGGTTAATTGAACAAGCTACCCAAAGACGCTATCCTGTTGTGATTATTTGTACCTCTGGAGGCGCAAGAATGCAAGAGGGGATGTTGTCTCTAATGCAGATGGCAAAAATTTCTGCGGCTCTACAACGTCATAAAGAAGAGAAATTATTATATATTCCTGTTTTAACTAATCCAACTACAGGGGGTGTAACTGCAAGCTTTGCCATGTTAGGCGACATTATTCTCGCAGAACCTAAAGCTACCATTGGATTTGCAGGTCGTCGAGTCATTGAGCAAACTTTAAGAGAAAAATTGCCAGAAGATTTTCAAACTGCGGAAGATTTATTAAAGCATGGTTTTGTGGATGAAATTGTCTCCCGTACTCAACTCAAGAAAGTCTTGGCTCAATTAATTGGTTTACACCAACCTCAACCAACAACTCCAACCCAGCATCATATGATGTGGGAGAAGACCATGAGTTTAAGTTCTACGGGTGTGGAATAA
- a CDS encoding DUF2007 domain-containing protein, with protein sequence MTWITLLTTSYRWQAELMEQILIAHDIPTRIIDLGVASYLGTASTTALQVPNHNEWTARLLLSAVEEEPGT encoded by the coding sequence GTGACTTGGATTACTCTCCTCACAACGAGCTACCGTTGGCAAGCGGAACTCATGGAACAAATATTAATTGCTCACGATATACCAACTAGAATTATTGATTTAGGAGTAGCCTCTTATCTGGGAACTGCCTCCACTACAGCTTTGCAAGTACCGAACCACAATGAATGGACGGCACGACTTCTTTTAAGTGCGGTGGAAGAAGAACCAGGGACTTGA
- a CDS encoding A24 family peptidase — MDILLLLPGSIFVLILGASIGSFINVVAYRLPAGLSLLFPPSRCPHCLNELKPYDNVPVLGWLWLKGRCRFCKSSISPRYPVVEGITGILFLLIFVIFQISPITIGYWVFCSWLLALSLIDLDTMTLPNTLTKSGLVLGLIFQMVLGFVQGGWVGFAQHLMLGMLGVVLGLWLFDAIAILGAIAFGKTAMGGGDAKLAAMMGAWLGWQYLLVAAFLACVVGVLFGVIAMALSGRKWGQRMPFGPFLAIGSVITIFVGEAILSSYLQLFPGR; from the coding sequence ATGGACATTCTATTGCTGCTTCCAGGAAGTATTTTTGTACTGATTCTGGGAGCATCTATTGGTAGCTTCATCAATGTAGTTGCCTATCGGCTACCAGCTGGCTTATCACTGCTATTTCCGCCTTCCCGTTGTCCCCATTGCCTAAATGAACTCAAACCTTACGATAACGTTCCTGTGTTGGGATGGTTGTGGTTGAAGGGGCGCTGTCGTTTTTGCAAAAGTTCCATATCTCCCCGTTATCCTGTGGTAGAAGGGATAACAGGGATATTATTTTTACTCATCTTTGTCATATTTCAAATATCACCTATCACCATTGGCTATTGGGTATTTTGTAGCTGGTTACTGGCTCTATCGCTCATCGACTTGGATACTATGACCCTACCAAATACACTGACAAAATCGGGATTAGTCCTAGGGCTAATTTTCCAAATGGTATTGGGTTTTGTTCAAGGTGGTTGGGTGGGTTTTGCCCAGCATTTGATGTTAGGAATGTTAGGGGTGGTTTTAGGATTGTGGCTTTTTGACGCGATCGCCATCCTCGGTGCGATCGCCTTCGGAAAAACTGCCATGGGTGGAGGAGATGCAAAACTTGCTGCCATGATGGGAGCATGGTTAGGTTGGCAATATTTGTTAGTTGCAGCCTTTCTTGCCTGTGTAGTCGGAGTCCTTTTTGGTGTCATAGCCATGGCATTATCAGGACGCAAATGGGGGCAAAGAATGCCTTTTGGTCCTTTTTTAGCTATAGGTTCGGTAATTACTATCTTTGTAGGTGAGGCAATATTGTCTAGCTATCTGCAACTTTTCCCAGGAAGATAG
- the leuB gene encoding 3-isopropylmalate dehydrogenase: MTQNYRITLLPGDGIGPEIMAVAVEVLKLVGKKFDIQFDFQSALIGGAAIDATGEPLPAATLDTCRNSDSVLLAAIGGYKWDTLPSHLRPEAGLLGLRAGLGLFANLRPAKILPQLVDSSTLKKEVVEGVDIMVVRELTGGIYFGKPRGVFQTETGERRGVNTMVYTESEIDRIGRVAFETARKRSGRLCSVDKSNVLEVSQLWRDRITQLATEYPDVELSHLYVDNAAMQLLRAPKQFDTIVTGNLFGDILSDAAAMLTGSIGMLPSASLGVANPGVYEPVHGSAPDIAGQDKANPLAQVLSAAMMLRYSLNQPAAADYIEQGVLQVLQSNLRTGDIMSSGMTLLGCQAMGEALIKCLET, encoded by the coding sequence ATGACCCAGAACTACCGCATAACTTTACTCCCTGGCGATGGCATTGGACCAGAAATTATGGCAGTGGCGGTAGAGGTGCTGAAACTTGTCGGGAAAAAGTTTGATATTCAGTTTGATTTCCAATCAGCATTAATCGGTGGTGCAGCCATTGATGCTACAGGAGAACCTCTACCAGCCGCAACTCTTGATACCTGTCGCAATAGTGATAGTGTTTTACTAGCCGCGATCGGTGGCTATAAATGGGATACCTTGCCTTCCCATCTTCGTCCGGAAGCGGGTTTACTAGGACTAAGAGCGGGATTAGGATTATTTGCCAATCTTCGTCCTGCAAAAATCTTGCCACAATTAGTTGATTCTTCCACCCTCAAGAAAGAAGTTGTCGAAGGTGTGGATATTATGGTTGTCCGCGAACTTACCGGGGGGATTTACTTTGGTAAACCCAGGGGAGTTTTTCAAACGGAAACCGGTGAAAGACGGGGTGTTAACACCATGGTATACACCGAATCAGAAATCGATCGCATTGGTAGGGTAGCCTTTGAAACTGCACGCAAACGCAGTGGCAGACTTTGTTCTGTGGATAAGTCAAATGTTCTGGAAGTATCACAACTGTGGCGCGATCGCATCACCCAACTTGCCACGGAATATCCGGACGTAGAACTAAGCCATTTGTATGTAGATAATGCTGCTATGCAGTTACTACGCGCTCCAAAACAGTTTGATACTATTGTCACAGGCAATTTATTTGGGGATATACTGTCGGATGCAGCGGCGATGCTCACAGGTAGTATTGGGATGTTACCCTCTGCCAGTTTAGGTGTTGCCAATCCTGGAGTCTACGAACCCGTTCATGGTTCTGCTCCAGATATCGCTGGACAAGATAAGGCAAATCCCCTAGCCCAAGTTCTCAGTGCAGCCATGATGCTACGTTATAGCTTAAACCAACCGGCAGCAGCAGATTATATTGAACAAGGGGTGTTGCAAGTTTTACAAAGCAACTTGAGAACTGGGGATATAATGTCTTCGGGTATGACCTTATTAGGCTGTCAAGCCATGGGAGAGGCATTGATAAAATGCCTTGAGACTTGA
- a CDS encoding mannosyltransferase family protein: MEKIQVVLEDFFVKRDFLFPTAIWLISRSYIWIAMLSLAPNLPIAGSESVFGWDVFDAWDSEHYRAIASTGYEFVNDGKQHNLAFFPLFPLSIKFLMFLGVPFTLAGILVNNLAFLAALYCLYFWVEENQGTEAARWTVIITAWSPLSVFGTVIYTEGLYLLASTAALWTFDQRKYLWTGFWGAIATATRPTGLALIPALLLTAWQQRRSPSAYLAAVSTTLGVIAFSIYCTIRFGNPTAFIQAQKGWRPSFGFDWQSWLKMFTEIACGKNSWENFTLLNWLHLSIFLTSLVTIYLLWRYRQSKFTNVFTYGFYSLILCILLFANSWFTYNFLCAVTFCGGIVVLQRYHKKLTPIATNYAICGLGLLISSGSVISLNRLTYGIIPLSVALGIFLSRHLRWGYLLLGAFAVLLGKLAVLFARNIWIG, encoded by the coding sequence ATGGAGAAAATACAAGTTGTTCTAGAAGATTTTTTCGTCAAGCGAGATTTCTTATTTCCGACTGCCATTTGGTTGATCAGTCGCTCCTATATTTGGATTGCCATGCTATCTTTAGCTCCCAACCTCCCGATTGCTGGGTCAGAGTCAGTTTTTGGTTGGGATGTATTTGATGCTTGGGATAGTGAGCATTATCGAGCGATCGCTAGTACTGGATACGAGTTTGTCAATGATGGCAAGCAGCATAATCTTGCTTTTTTCCCTTTATTTCCCCTATCTATCAAGTTTTTAATGTTTTTGGGTGTACCTTTCACCCTTGCGGGCATTTTAGTCAATAACTTGGCGTTTTTAGCTGCTTTATACTGTTTATACTTCTGGGTAGAAGAGAATCAGGGTACGGAGGCGGCACGATGGACGGTAATTATTACAGCTTGGTCGCCTCTATCTGTCTTTGGTACAGTTATTTATACTGAGGGTCTGTATTTATTGGCTAGTACCGCCGCACTCTGGACATTCGACCAACGAAAATATCTTTGGACTGGTTTCTGGGGAGCGATCGCCACTGCTACCCGTCCTACAGGTTTGGCATTGATTCCAGCATTATTATTAACCGCTTGGCAACAAAGGCGATCGCCATCTGCTTATTTAGCCGCAGTCAGCACAACCTTGGGCGTAATTGCTTTCAGTATTTACTGTACTATCCGCTTTGGTAATCCCACCGCATTTATCCAAGCTCAAAAAGGATGGCGACCTTCCTTTGGTTTTGACTGGCAAAGTTGGTTGAAAATGTTTACGGAAATTGCCTGTGGTAAAAATAGTTGGGAAAACTTTACTCTCCTTAATTGGCTGCATCTCTCAATCTTTCTCACCAGTTTGGTAACGATTTATCTCCTATGGCGCTATCGCCAATCTAAATTTACCAATGTTTTTACCTATGGTTTTTATTCTCTAATCCTATGTATACTTTTATTTGCAAATAGTTGGTTTACTTACAATTTCCTCTGTGCAGTGACTTTTTGTGGAGGCATCGTGGTACTTCAGCGATATCACAAAAAACTCACACCTATTGCAACCAACTATGCCATCTGTGGCTTGGGTTTATTGATTAGCTCAGGTAGTGTCATTTCCCTGAATCGCTTAACCTATGGGATTATCCCCCTATCTGTTGCTTTGGGTATTTTTCTCTCACGTCATTTGCGTTGGGGATATTTACTTTTAGGAGCATTTGCTGTTTTACTTGGCAAACTTGCTGTACTGTTTGCTCGGAATATCTGGATTGGTTGA
- a CDS encoding polysaccharide deacetylase family protein has product MEHGKSSALPQGLLVGLVGLAGALGLGVVLPINLRNADSQTNQNLDIKSSAATTATQQRIEKLKASMLKTWQQEAKAKGLSYVVPPSLQGVVINQATLSPSQKIIALTFDDGPWKDTTVQVLDILKQNNIKGTFFVVGRNLKLYPQLAQRVVTEGHAIGNHTWNHFYHYMNPQAAAFEINSTNDLIYQVTGVKTTLFRPPGGMMHNGLVAYAKNQKYSVVMWSSDSIDYNRPAVPRLVGNVMKFARPGGIVLMHDGGGNRTNTVKALPQIINNFKKQGYRFVTIPELLEMQGKNQKVIATKKPK; this is encoded by the coding sequence GTGGAACATGGTAAATCTTCTGCTTTGCCGCAGGGATTGTTAGTGGGACTGGTAGGATTAGCTGGAGCCTTAGGACTAGGTGTAGTACTACCTATTAATTTACGTAATGCGGATTCCCAAACCAATCAAAATCTAGATATAAAATCGAGTGCTGCAACTACTGCAACTCAGCAGCGGATTGAAAAATTAAAAGCATCCATGCTGAAAACTTGGCAGCAAGAAGCCAAAGCCAAAGGTTTATCCTATGTAGTACCCCCCAGTCTTCAGGGAGTCGTAATTAACCAAGCAACTTTGAGTCCGAGTCAAAAAATCATTGCGTTAACTTTTGATGATGGTCCGTGGAAAGACACAACAGTTCAAGTTTTAGATATTCTCAAACAAAATAATATAAAAGGTACTTTTTTTGTTGTTGGTAGAAATTTAAAACTTTATCCCCAGCTTGCCCAGCGAGTCGTTACGGAAGGTCACGCTATCGGTAATCATACCTGGAATCATTTTTATCATTACATGAATCCCCAGGCGGCAGCTTTTGAAATTAATAGTACCAACGACTTAATCTATCAAGTTACAGGAGTAAAAACAACCCTGTTTCGTCCACCTGGAGGTATGATGCATAACGGGTTAGTCGCCTATGCAAAAAATCAGAAGTATTCTGTTGTGATGTGGTCTTCTGACTCCATAGACTATAACCGTCCTGCGGTTCCGCGCTTAGTTGGCAATGTCATGAAATTTGCTAGACCTGGTGGTATTGTATTAATGCATGATGGTGGCGGAAACCGTACTAATACAGTTAAAGCTTTGCCACAAATTATTAATAATTTTAAAAAGCAGGGCTATCGGTTTGTGACAATTCCCGAATTGTTAGAAATGCAAGGTAAAAATCAAAAAGTAATTGCTACTAAAAAGCCGAAATAG